GGTGTTCGCACGAAGTCTGACGAGGCCGATCAGGCAGCTCATCAGTCAGATGAAGGAAGTACAGTATGGGGATCTGGAGAATATGGATGCCAATCTGACCATTCCAACACATCAGCACATGGATGAACTGGGGTTATTACAGCGTACGTATCGACTGATGATTACACATATTAATACATTGATCAAAGAAAATTATGCAAGCCAGTTGGTCATTAAAGAAACGGAGTTCAAGGCGCTGCAGGCGCAGATCAATCCCCACTTTTTGTATAATGCGCTGGATTCGATCCATTGGCTCGCCAAAAAGAACAGGCAGGAGCAAATCTCCAGTATGGTGCTATCACTCGGATATTTGCTGCGTTCCTCCATCAGCTTCAAGCAAAATATCATTACGATTGCTGAAGAACTGGAGATCGTCAATCATTACATCACCATTCAGACCTACCGTTTCCGGCAACGGCTGGATTTCCGTATGGATGTGCCTGCTCCCTATCTGGGGTGTGCCATTCCTAAATTGACCCTACAGCCCCTACTGGAGAATGCCATTCAATACGGTTTGGAACCACAGGTTGGATCATGTCTGATTCGAGTGTATGCCGAGATATCAGGTGGCAAGCTAGCCCTTATCGTGGAGGATCACGGTCCCGGCATGGAACCCGAATATGTGGAACAGGTGCTGCGCGGTGAAGTGAAAACCAGAGGCACAGGTATTGGTCTACTGAATATCAGGGAGCGGGTACGTCTGGCTTTTGGAGAAGAATATGATGTTCTGCTGGAGAGCAAGCCGGGGCATGGAACGAGAGTAACGGTGCTGCTGCCACCCCCATCACCAGGTAAGGAGGAGAAGCTATGGGAAGATGGATGCGAATGATAGGCATGCTCTGCCTTATGCTGACTCTTCCTGGCTGCGTGAACCAGTTGGATCAAAGGCCAGGCATGATTGTGGAAGAAGAGCCGATAACGCTGCGCATCGCTTGGTGGGGTGGGGAGTTCCGCAACAATGCAACGATAGCTGTTATCGACCTGTATGAGAAGTTGAATCCACATGTGAACATCGAATACGAATACAGCAGTTTCAATGAATACTGGAGAAAACTTGCCCCACACGCAGCAGGCAATGCGTTGCCCGACATTATCCAGATGGACATCTCCTATCTGTCCCAGTACAGTTCGCTGCAACTGTTGGAGGATATGACGCCGTACATGCAGAGCGGGCTGATTGACACGACAGATATTGAGAAGGAACAGCTGGAGAGTGGTAGCCTGAATGGAAAAACCTATGGTCTCAGTTTGGGGGTTAACGCCATGCTCAGCATCTATGATCCGGAAGTGTTGAAGGCCAATGATATTGAATTGCCAACGGATACGTGGACATGGGCGGATTTTGACCGGATGGGCGAGCAATTGCTCGGGAAAGGCATCTATCTGGGAACCTATTTCACGCCGGAACAGTTTTTCGCGTATTATTTGAGACAGTACGGTTCCAAGCTGTACGCCGAGGATGGCAAGAGATTGGGGTATGAGGATGATGGGTTGTTTATTGATTACTTTGGCAGGATGCAGCAGCTCGCGGAGAAGAAACTTATTTTTGCACCGGATATCTGGACGTCAGATATTGGCCAGCCTGATAACGACCCGTTTTATCTGGGAGAGGCTTTGTTTAGCTGGGGGTATTCCAACCAATTTATCAGCACCGCTCAGCGTTATGGCAAACCCTTAACCATCTCCCCAATGCCAGGGCCAAACAGCCAGGATGGATTGTTCTTGAAGCCAGGCATGTTTTTCTCCATGGCGGGTAATTCCAGACATAAGGAGGAAGCGGCCAAGTTCATCAGCTTTTTTGTGAATGATTTGGATGCCAATCTGCTGCTCAAAGGGGAGCGGGGTGTGCCTGTCTCATCCAGTGTCAAAGAGCGGATGAAGCTGGTGGTTGAACCGGAGCTGGCGCAGGTGTTTGATTATATTGATTGGGTTGCGGATAACAGCACTCAGATGGATCCGCCTGATCCTGTAGGTGCGCCAGAGGTCACTGCGGTATTGCGTGAATTGTATGATCTCCTACTGTTTGGCAAAATTACGCCTGAGCAGGCGGCGGTGGAATTTCGTGAACGGGCGAACGAAATACTGGGTGGGAAGTTATAACGAATAGTAAATATAAGAACAACCTTCACCTCTAGTACAGAGGGAAGGTTGTTTTGCTGTTGTTATAGTGACTTATTTGTACAACTCATATATTGAACTTAAAGCGTTTAAGCCCTGCCTTTAACCAAACTGGGCTTGATGCAGTCGGCTGTATGAGCCTTTACGCGCGAGCAGTTCTTCATGACTTCCTTGTTCAGCGACACTGCCGTTCTCCACGACCACGATGCGATCCGCGTGTCTTATGGTTGCCAGTCGATGGGCAATCACCAATGTTGTACGTCCCTGAGCCAGCTCGGACAAGGCCAGTTGAATGGCAGCTTCCGTCTCGGTATCGAGAGCGGATGTAGCTTCATCCAGAATGAGAATTGGCGGGTTTTTCAGGATCATTCTGGCGATGGACAAACGTTGCTTCTGTCCGCCGGACAATTTCACGCCACGTTCACCGATCATGGTGTCCAGTCCATCTGGCTGGGATTGTACCAGCTCTTCCAATTGGGCCCGGCGAATGGCTTGCCAGATTTCCTCATCGGAAGCATTCAGTTTGCCGTATGCAATATTTTCTCGAATCGTTCCATCAAACAGGAAAATATCCTGCTGCACAATCCCGATATGGGAGCGCAGTGATTCCAGTGTCATGTCCTTCACCGGAATGCCATCAATGGAGATATGTCCTGCATCCACATCGTAGAAACGTGGGATCAGACTGCATAACGTCGTTTTACCTCCGCCCGAAGGTCCAACCAGAGCAACCGTCTGGCCTGCCTGGATATCCAGATTGACCTGAGACAGCGTAGGTTTGTGTTCTCCATAAGAAAAGGTAACGTTATGGAAAGCAATATCACCTTTGACATCCGGAATCGGTTTTGCCTGTGGTGTATCTTCTACATCAGGTACAGCCTCAAGCAACTCCAGGTAACGTCTGAATCCAGCGATGCCTTTGGGATACGTCTCGATGACGGAGTTAATCTTCTCGATCGGTCCAAGGAATACATTGGATAACATCACAAAAGCGATGAATTCCCCGTAGGTCATACTGCCTTGAATGACAAACCAGGTTCCACATACCAGTACAAACAGCGATACAAATTTCATCAGAATGAAGCTGAGTGAAGAGTTCCAGGCCATAATACGGTAGGTGATTAGTTTTGTAAGCCGGAAACGTTCGTTGTTCTCAACGAAACGTCCTACTTCATGTTTTTCATTGGCAAAAGCTTGTACCACACGGATGCCGCTCACATTGTTCTCTACTCGTGCATTATAATCGGCGATATCCGCAAACATACGCTTGAACGCCTTGGACATTTTGCGACTGAAATACAGTGACAGGTAGATCATCAGCGGCACAATGATGAACGTCATCACAGCAAGCTGCCAGTTGATCCCCAGCATAATCCCGAAAGCTCCGGCGAGTGTCATGAGGGCAATGAATAGATCCTCGGGTCCGTGATGCGCGATCTCACCAATATCCATCAGATCGTTGGTCATGCGGGAGACCAGATGCCCGGTCTTATTGTTATCGAAGAAGCGGAAGGACTGTTTCTGTACACGCTGGAACAGTTCACGCCGCATATCGGATTCGATGTTAATACCAAGCTTGTGGCCCCAATAGGTGACTGCATAATGGAAAAAGGAACTGAGCAGGTAGATACCGAGTAGTCCGACACATGCCGCTAAGATCATGGACCAATTGCCAGCCGGAAGCAGTTGATCGACCACCCGGTTAACGGCGAGTGGAAAGGCCAGCTCCAGCAGCGCGGCGGCGATGGCACAGGAGAAGTCCAATATAAAGAGCCTTTTGTAAGGACGATAATAAGACATAAAACGGCGAAGCATATGTAAGTCCTCCTCGATATGACACAAATGCCCGAGCAGGCTCATTAGCCTGTCCGGACACCTGTATTCATGCTTATGTTATTTGCGGTTTTGCTCGGCACGTTCTACGATCATATCGGCGAATTCTTCAGCCTGACCTTGAATCGCAATCGGGTCGAAGTACCAGTAACGGTCTTCCAGCAACTCATACACCTGATTGTTTTTCACAGCCGGCAGGGATTGCCAGATAGAGTCACCTTGGTAATTTTTATTGTTCTCTCCAACGGTTAAGAAGATATGATCCCCTGCATAATCACCAACTACTTCACGCGAAATTTCTTTCCATTGGGTATCACCCATCAGTTCTTTTTTGGTGATTTCGAGTGGGGCAAGTTGCAAAGCACTGTAGACCGCTTGTCCTCCTCGACCAAAATTATCTCCATATCCATAATAACTTTTGTCGGATACCTCAAGGATGGAGAAGGTTTCCTCCGGTTTGATGACTGTTTTCACCTTGGCACGAGCGGCTTCAATCCGTTCATCGTACGTTTTCAGCCATGCTTCGGCTTCTTCGGATTTGTTCATCAGCTCTCCGAATCCCTGGATTTCGTCATGTACATTGGTGAATGTACCGTACGGAATGACCACAGTTGGTGCGATTTTTTTATAACTTTCAATCTCTTCGGCTTGATCAGAGTAGGTAATGATCAGATCCGGGTTCAAGGCAATAACCTTCTCCATGGATACCGCTGCCCGATCACCGATACTTTCGATGCCCGCCACCTGATCTGCATAGAACGGGTTTTCCAAATAATATTGAACAGCCCCAACGGGTTTCACACCCAGTGCGAGCAGATCACTTACGTACATATCCGTGACGATTCGTTTCGGTTCAGCCGGAATCTCAACATCTCCGCTTAATGACTTGTAGATCCGTGTAGCATTTGAATTGTCTGAAACGGACGACGTGTCTGTGTTCGTCTCAGAAGAGGCTGTTGTCGTTTCGGTTCCCGCTGCCGATGTCTGTTCAGTGGCAGTCGAGCCTGTTCCGCTGCTACATGCAGCCAGAATCATAATGATGGCGAGCATAAGTAGCAAGCCCGAGAAGCGTTTTTTTGCAGCAAACATATTTTTGTTCCCCCTGTGTATAATCAATAATGATTATTATTCTCATTAATAACATAGAGGAAGATGTGATATTTGTACATGGACAACTATGATCACTACTGTATGGACAATTATGATGTGAGGTGACGCATGATATGCTGCAACTGCTCCATAACGGACAGGGGATCAAATCCATAGAACATGTCGGCATCAATCTCGTATACACGTCCTTCACGAACGGCAGAGAGGGTGCCCCAGGATTCCTCATTCAGCAGGTTATCCAGCATTTCTCGTTCGGTAGGTTCCTCAGGGTAGGCGATAAACATGTGATCTGCTGCATACAAGTGAATCTCAGACAACGGAACATGAACGTATCCCGTGAGTAACTGCCCATCCTGCTCCATACGTGAGGGTGGAGTGAAGCCCAGCGATTGATACAGCACATGAGAAGCTCTGCCCCAGCCATGACCATAGATATAAGCCCCGTCCTCTCCAATCATAAACATGCAAACGGCGGACCCTCGTGTTCCTTCCATCTGTTGGTCCAACGTATGATTGGCTTCTTGCTCAAGTTGATGATATTGATCTAACAACGCTTGTGCATTGGACTCAAGCCTGGTAATTCGGCCCAAAAGGAGAAGCTGCTCCTGCCAATCAATTTCCTCAAAGGGCATCAGAATGGTCGGTGCGATCAGACGTAGTTCATCGGAAGCGGGATGCGGTGCATATCCGACAATGACATCGGGCTGAGCGTTTGCAATCAGATCCGTATGTTTAACCAGCTCATATTCGGAATGTTGCTCAAATTGCTCATGACCATGTTCCCCCAGTTTTTCTTCCATCCAGCTGGCGACGGCGCCCATGTGGGGAGTGTGGCCCAATGCCAAAAGTGAGGCCGTATAGTTGTAAGTCAAAGATACAATCTTCTTGGGCATTTTCCGGTAGTGTGTTGGTGCTGATCCAACCATCTGTTTGAATTTGCGGCTCAGATAGAAAGTGTCCCTGTAGCCTGTCAGTTGTGCAATCTCCTGTAGCGTAGGATTCGCGAACAACATATGCTCCTGAGCCATCCTGATTCTGAGACGAGTCACATATTCAACAAACGTAAGACCTGTATGTTTCTTGAACTCCCGTGAAAAATGCTCAGGGCTCACATTTGCATCCCGTGCCAATTGTTCGCGGGTTAACGGATGGGTATACATCTGATGGATATGTCTGAGCACGGCATCGAGCCAGGAGTGATCTTCATGAGCAGAATGAGCCGCATGATCCCGCAAAATATCCAGTAACTCATAGAAAAGCATATGTGGCCTGAATGGACTGGAATCATGGCCCTTTGAACTTGCTTGAACCAGCTCTACTGCCCTATCGGTGAGCGTACGACTCGCAATGGGAGCTGGTATCCCGAAAGGCCAGAACAGCTGTTCATTTTCAATGGAATCAAAAGCAATAGCAATGCCCTGTACTGGCGACAGGGAGCCGCGCTTGTTCTCGTGCTGAAGCAGGGTTCCAGCTTGTCGAACGACTGCAGAGCCCGCATTTAATGTTAGTTTACCCTCTGCACTGATCAGCCTGGCTTGGCCAGCAGTAATGACGTATAGCACATGAAGAGTGCTCCACATCTCATCTATGCGGGAGAATACGTCGCGGTCGTGAAGCTGCACCAGATGGCACAGCTTGAAGAGGGCAACAGGTACGGACTGAATCTTCTGCAAGGAAATGAGACGGGACAGCGATTTTTTATGATAAATGGGCTTGGAAATATTCATTAGATAACTGCCTCCTTACATAAGTCAGCAGGGACAGTATTCGTCTCATGCCCCTGGTGTACTGGCGTAATTCTCGGATCTCGACTATTATGCAGTATATACTATAAACGGAGTGACGTGGATGGACAGATTGAACAAATCAACTTTTTATTTGAAAAATAGATAAAGTGGTTGAAATCGCTATCAACACCGACTATAATGAAAATGTCGAAACGTTTCAATCTGGCGTTTACTGCCAGTTTCATTGTATTAGGCACGAACTGTTTATAGAGCGCCAGATTGAAAGACGTGTCATGACCATCACTAATGGTATGGATTGGAACGGGACGCATTCAACCGTGGCCCCATAAGGATAGGAACGAGGGTTTTTTTTGAGAACACCTCGAAACGTTTCGATTGACATCCATCGCTATGATATGTACAAAGATTAATAAACGATAATGCAGGATTTAGTGGCTGTTCTAACCATGTATCGTATAGAATGTAGATAACCTTGAATTTGTTTTAGTTTAGAAGGAGCGAACGTGGAATGGCAACGATTAAGGATGTGGCAAAGCTGGCAGGTGTAGCACTCTCGACTGCTTCCTATGCGCTGAGCGGGGATAGCAAGGTTAGTGCCAAGACCAAGGCTAAAGTGCTTGAGGCAGCACGAGAACTGAATTACCGCAAGAACGGCTTTGCCATGGACCTGAAACGGAGCCGGACGAACACGATCGCTTTGATCCTGACCGATCTGTCGGGCCCGTATTACTCGGAGTTGATCCGTAGTGTACAGGATGTAGCCCTCGCGAACGGGTATGACCTGATTGCTTGTAGCTCCATGGGTGGACGGGATTCAACGGCAGTACGATTTTTGCGTGAAAAAAGAGTAGATGGAGCCATCATCCTGGCGCATAACATTCATGATGATATTCTGGTGGAATCTGCCGGTCATCGTTTTCCGATCATTGTGATGGATCGTCAGCTGTCGAGTGACCATTTGGTCAACGTGCTGGTGGATGGAGAGCAGGGCGGTTACCTTGCTACCCGCCACCTGATTCAGGCAGGACATCAGAAGATTGCTTATATCAGTGGCCCATCCAACTCGTATGACAACGCGCTCCGTTACCAAGGGTATCTGCGGGCGATGCGGGAAGCGGGACTTGAAGAAAAGTCCAAATGGCGTCTGAACGGTAACTTTGTGCGTGAGGGCGGATACAGTGCAACCAAAATGATGATCATGCAGGGCGATCTTCCCTCAGCGGTATTTTACGGTAACGATGAGATGGCGATTGGTGGCCTGAAGGCATTGGAAGAGCGTGGTGTATCGGTGCCGGATGATATTTCCGTGATCGGTTTTGACGATATTCAGTTGTCCGAATATGTGCATCCACCACTGACAACGATACGCCAGCCGAAGCATGAAGCTGGGTCGCTCGCCGGACATCTGTTATTCCAGATGCTCAATGGCGAAGCGGTTGACCCTTCATATACGTTAACGATTAATATGATCGAGCGCAGCTCTGTACGTTCGGTTTAGACCGAGTCTGAACAACAAAGAACTGCCCGCATGCTGAAGTAAAAGTTTAATGATGGGGTTATCGTCCGGACGGGCTTTAAAAAGCCGGTTTGAAGAGGCCCCTATTCTTTTTCAGATTCATCGAAACGTTTCGATTTTAACTAATTCAAGGAGTGAACCTTATGACAACGATGATTAATGAACCGATCCGGTTGAGTGCCGGAGAGTTATCCTTTACCTTTTTGAACAGTGGCGACCTATACCAGGCTACATCCGGTACAACGATGTTGAACCAGTTGCTCAGCAACCAGATTGATGGATCTTTGAACAACCTGTACCTGCGTGTACACGAGGGAGAGAATATTAGCTCGTTCCCGTTGCTCGGTGTACGTTCGAACAGCAAGGTGATTACAAGCAAAGCACAGTCCAGCAACCAGTTGATCTGGGAGGGTACAGTCCAGCTCGAAGGCAGTGAACAGGGCATTGGCTACCAAGTTGTATTTACGGCTACCCCGCAAGGTGTCTGGTTCTGGGATGTGAAGCTTACAGGACAACAACATAACGTAGACGTGG
The nucleotide sequence above comes from Paenibacillus sp. W2I17. Encoded proteins:
- a CDS encoding ABC transporter substrate-binding protein → MGRWMRMIGMLCLMLTLPGCVNQLDQRPGMIVEEEPITLRIAWWGGEFRNNATIAVIDLYEKLNPHVNIEYEYSSFNEYWRKLAPHAAGNALPDIIQMDISYLSQYSSLQLLEDMTPYMQSGLIDTTDIEKEQLESGSLNGKTYGLSLGVNAMLSIYDPEVLKANDIELPTDTWTWADFDRMGEQLLGKGIYLGTYFTPEQFFAYYLRQYGSKLYAEDGKRLGYEDDGLFIDYFGRMQQLAEKKLIFAPDIWTSDIGQPDNDPFYLGEALFSWGYSNQFISTAQRYGKPLTISPMPGPNSQDGLFLKPGMFFSMAGNSRHKEEAAKFISFFVNDLDANLLLKGERGVPVSSSVKERMKLVVEPELAQVFDYIDWVADNSTQMDPPDPVGAPEVTAVLRELYDLLLFGKITPEQAAVEFRERANEILGGKL
- a CDS encoding ABC transporter ATP-binding protein, with the protein product MLRRFMSYYRPYKRLFILDFSCAIAAALLELAFPLAVNRVVDQLLPAGNWSMILAACVGLLGIYLLSSFFHYAVTYWGHKLGINIESDMRRELFQRVQKQSFRFFDNNKTGHLVSRMTNDLMDIGEIAHHGPEDLFIALMTLAGAFGIMLGINWQLAVMTFIIVPLMIYLSLYFSRKMSKAFKRMFADIADYNARVENNVSGIRVVQAFANEKHEVGRFVENNERFRLTKLITYRIMAWNSSLSFILMKFVSLFVLVCGTWFVIQGSMTYGEFIAFVMLSNVFLGPIEKINSVIETYPKGIAGFRRYLELLEAVPDVEDTPQAKPIPDVKGDIAFHNVTFSYGEHKPTLSQVNLDIQAGQTVALVGPSGGGKTTLCSLIPRFYDVDAGHISIDGIPVKDMTLESLRSHIGIVQQDIFLFDGTIRENIAYGKLNASDEEIWQAIRRAQLEELVQSQPDGLDTMIGERGVKLSGGQKQRLSIARMILKNPPILILDEATSALDTETEAAIQLALSELAQGRTTLVIAHRLATIRHADRIVVVENGSVAEQGSHEELLARKGSYSRLHQAQFG
- a CDS encoding iron-hydroxamate ABC transporter substrate-binding protein, with translation MFAAKKRFSGLLLMLAIIMILAACSSGTGSTATEQTSAAGTETTTASSETNTDTSSVSDNSNATRIYKSLSGDVEIPAEPKRIVTDMYVSDLLALGVKPVGAVQYYLENPFYADQVAGIESIGDRAAVSMEKVIALNPDLIITYSDQAEEIESYKKIAPTVVIPYGTFTNVHDEIQGFGELMNKSEEAEAWLKTYDERIEAARAKVKTVIKPEETFSILEVSDKSYYGYGDNFGRGGQAVYSALQLAPLEITKKELMGDTQWKEISREVVGDYAGDHIFLTVGENNKNYQGDSIWQSLPAVKNNQVYELLEDRYWYFDPIAIQGQAEEFADMIVERAEQNRK
- a CDS encoding AraC family transcriptional regulator, coding for MNISKPIYHKKSLSRLISLQKIQSVPVALFKLCHLVQLHDRDVFSRIDEMWSTLHVLYVITAGQARLISAEGKLTLNAGSAVVRQAGTLLQHENKRGSLSPVQGIAIAFDSIENEQLFWPFGIPAPIASRTLTDRAVELVQASSKGHDSSPFRPHMLFYELLDILRDHAAHSAHEDHSWLDAVLRHIHQMYTHPLTREQLARDANVSPEHFSREFKKHTGLTFVEYVTRLRIRMAQEHMLFANPTLQEIAQLTGYRDTFYLSRKFKQMVGSAPTHYRKMPKKIVSLTYNYTASLLALGHTPHMGAVASWMEEKLGEHGHEQFEQHSEYELVKHTDLIANAQPDVIVGYAPHPASDELRLIAPTILMPFEEIDWQEQLLLLGRITRLESNAQALLDQYHQLEQEANHTLDQQMEGTRGSAVCMFMIGEDGAYIYGHGWGRASHVLYQSLGFTPPSRMEQDGQLLTGYVHVPLSEIHLYAADHMFIAYPEEPTEREMLDNLLNEESWGTLSAVREGRVYEIDADMFYGFDPLSVMEQLQHIMRHLTS
- a CDS encoding LacI family DNA-binding transcriptional regulator, which translates into the protein MATIKDVAKLAGVALSTASYALSGDSKVSAKTKAKVLEAARELNYRKNGFAMDLKRSRTNTIALILTDLSGPYYSELIRSVQDVALANGYDLIACSSMGGRDSTAVRFLREKRVDGAIILAHNIHDDILVESAGHRFPIIVMDRQLSSDHLVNVLVDGEQGGYLATRHLIQAGHQKIAYISGPSNSYDNALRYQGYLRAMREAGLEEKSKWRLNGNFVREGGYSATKMMIMQGDLPSAVFYGNDEMAIGGLKALEERGVSVPDDISVIGFDDIQLSEYVHPPLTTIRQPKHEAGSLAGHLLFQMLNGEAVDPSYTLTINMIERSSVRSV